A genomic window from Plasmodium reichenowi strain SY57 chromosome 6, whole genome shotgun sequence includes:
- a CDS encoding hypothetical protein (conserved Plasmodium protein, unknown function): protein MSYGWLTESTIYKKKEEIIELSKDKLSKENKNNKKNENSIDKLNSIVDSYLQNIKQNKKNEIGKKKISYHEKLYKDKNEGVDKRIEQDKKSLSIKKQINKKKKKYEELKQKRLNDINCLVNFEAKQQAECELEEIRKLKEMEKGKQK from the exons ATGTCATATGGATGGTTAACAGAAAGTACTATTtacaagaaaaaagaagaaattataGAATTAAGTAAAGATAAATTATcaaaggaaaataaaaataataagaaaaatgaaaatagtattgataaattaaattcTATTGTTGATTCATATCTTCAAAATATcaaacaaaataaaaaaaatgaaataggaaagaaaaag ATTAGTTATCATGAAAAATTGTACAAAGACAAAAACGAAGGGGTCGACAAGCGAATTGAACAAGATAAAAAAAGCCTATCAATTAAAAAgcaaataaataaaaaaaaaaaaaagtatgAAGAGCTTAAACAAAAACGGCTTAATGATATCAACTGTCTAGTAAATTTTGAAGCAAAACAACAAGCCGAATGTGAACTAGAAGAGataagaaaattaaaagaaatggAAAAGGGGAAACAGAAATAA